From a region of the Chrysemys picta bellii isolate R12L10 chromosome 7, ASM1138683v2, whole genome shotgun sequence genome:
- the CISD1 gene encoding CDGSH iron-sulfur domain-containing protein 1, translating to MGLGSNSSVRVEWVAAISLAAGAAAVGYLAYTRFLSKDKCCKAMVNLHIQKDNPKVVHAFDMEDLGEKAVYCRCWRSKKFPVCDGSHTKHNDETGDNVGPLIIKRKEA from the exons ATGGGGCTCGGATCGAACTCCTCCGTGCGGG TTGAATGGGTTGCTGCAATCTCGTTAgctgcaggagcagctgctgtTGGATATCTAGCGTACACAAGATTCCTCTCTAAAGACAAATGTTGCAAGGCAATGGTAAATCTCCATATACAGAAAGATAACCCAAAGGTAGTCCATGCATTTGATATGGAAGATCTGGGAGAAAAAGCTGTGTATTGTCGTTGCTGGAGATCTAAGAAG TTTCCAGTGTGCGACGGTTCTCACACGAAGCACAATGATGAAACTGGGGACAATGTTGGGCCTCTGATCATCAAGAGAAAGGAAGCATAA